One segment of Solanum stenotomum isolate F172 chromosome 1, ASM1918654v1, whole genome shotgun sequence DNA contains the following:
- the LOC125874376 gene encoding branched-chain-amino-acid aminotransferase-like protein 1, with the protein MGEEIEVIHSWSAPRSLSSSLMYSFSQRNDIEVLDEPLYANFLRVTGVDRPYKEELRSEMENDGNKVVKEVIFGAGVKKYRYCKHIAKQRVPGLTNELMKRGKHFILIRNPLDILPSFEKVVPPSFLELGLAELVSIYSELSESGRPPPVIDAADLRENPEVTLRGLCEDLDIPFQDSMLRWEAGPKPFDGIWAPWWYKSVHKSTGFSPAKKYPMPFPTSLYDMLEQSLPFYNMLKRHARRSSSNYLNSTLPHPSLPVPANEKLLAWVGDEIVPRETAKVSVFDSIVQGGDGVWEGLRVYGGKVFKLEEHLDRMFDSVKALAFSNVPTREEVKEAIFRTLLRNGMFDNAHIRLTLTRGKKVTSGMSPSFNRYGCTLIVLAEWKPPVYDNEKGLMLVTATTRRNSPNNLDSKIHHNNLLNNILAKIEGNNAEADDAIMLDKDGYVSETNATNIFLVKKGRVVTPHADYCLPGITRATVMELVLKESLALEERRISLSEFHTADEVWTTGTMGELSPVVKIDGRIVGDGRVGPITLRLQNAYKNLSKDSGVPIPTYEKS; encoded by the exons ATGGGAGAAGAAATTGAGGTGATACATTCTTGGTCTGCACCAAGGTCCCTAAGCAGCAGCCTCATGTACTCTTTTTCCCAG AGAAATGACATCGAAGTTCTTGATGAACCCCTGTATGCAAATTTTTTGCGAGTCACTGGAGTGGATAGACCTTACAAGGAAGAACTTCGATCCGAAATG GAGAATGATGGAAATAAGGTGGTGAAAGAGGTCATCTTCGGTGCAGGAGTAAAGAAGTATCGCTACTGTAAG CATATAGCCAAACAACGTGTGCCAGGTTTGACAAATGAATTGATGAAAAGAGGAAAGCACTTCATACTGATAAGGAATCCCCTTGATATCTTG CCATCCTTTGAGAAGGTTGTACCTCCATCATTTCTTGAGCTGGGGTTGGCAGAGCTGGTCTCCATATACAGTGAGTTATCTGAATCAGGAAGACCCCCACCAGTTATTGATGCTGCAGATCTTCGAGAAAATCCCGAG GTGACCCTGCGTGGCCTTTGTGAAGACCTTGACATTCCATTTCAAGATTCAATGCTCAG GTGGGAAGCTGGACCGAAACCATTTGATGGCATCTGGGCACCATGGTGGTATAAAAGTGTGCATAAATCAACAGGTTTTTCTCCAGCAAAGAAATACCCTATG CCATTTCCAACATCATTGTATGATATGTTGGAGCAAAGCCTACCCTTTTACAACATGCTTAAACGTCATGCTAGACGATCTTCTTCTAATTACCTGAACTCAACTTTACCTCATCCTAGTCTTCCTGTTCCTGCTAATGAGAAGCTGCTTGCATGGGTTGGTGATGAGATTGTGCCTCGTGAGACTGCGAAG GTTTCAGTATTTGATTCAATTGTCCAAGGTGGTGATGGAGTTTGGGAGGGCCTTCGAGTGTACGGCGGAAAGGTATTTAAGCTTGAGGAGCATTTAGATAG GATGTTTGACTCTGTGAAAGCACTAGCTTTCAGCAATGTACCAACTCGCGAAGAG GTGAAAGAAGCTATTTTCAGGACTCTTTTAAGAAATGGAATGTTTGATAATGCACATATCCGACTAACTTTGACACGTGGTAAAAAG GTAACCTCAGGAATGAGCCCGTCATTCAATCGTTATGGATGTACTTTAATTG TTCTTGCTGAATGGAAACCTCCAGTCTATGACAATGAAAAGGGCTTAATGTTAGTGACGGCAACCACTCGTCGTAATTCACCAAAT AATTTGGATTCAAAGATTCACCATAACAACCTTCTCAACAACATTCTTGCAAAG ATAGAAGGTAATAATGCTGAGGCTGATGATGCAATCATGCTTGATAAAGATGGCTATGTGTCAGAAACTAATGCTACAAATATA TTCTTAGTGAAGAAAGGGCGTGTGGTGACACCTCATGCTGATTATTGCCTTCCTGGCATAACTAGAGCAACA GTTATGGAGCTTGTGCTGAAGGAAAGTTTAGCTTTAGAGGAGCGACGAATTAGCTTATCAGAATTTCACACTGCTGATGAG GTGTGGACAACAGGAACTATGGGGGAGCTGAGCCCG GTTGTCAAAATTGATGGACGTATAGTTGGTGATGGTCGAGTAGGACCTATAACACTGAGATTACAAAATGCTTACAAGAATCTCTCAAAAGATTCAGGAGTGCCCATACCAACCTATGAGAAGAGCTAA
- the LOC125855160 gene encoding receptor like protein 22-like → MSDVVAANSSKCLEDQKKLLLQLRNNLTYDSEISTKLVKWNQRIDCCQWEGVTCNGEGQVIGLDLSAESFSGSINLLANLKFLSIVRLDGNNLSAPIPEFFAELTNLTVLSLSSCNLIGEAPQKIFQVPTLQTIDLSVNEMLGGSLPEFPSKGSLQNLVLSDTKFSGSLPESIGNLRKLSHVELRACNFTGPIPSSMENLTQLVLLDFELNSFTGSFPSFKLSKNLTDIYSARNRLTGISSDWQGIENLKYLDLSNNSISGLIPESLFYLPSLSALFLSNNKFSGQITELQNVISPLESLELSSNKLEGPIPEFLFELHDLYGLSLSFNKFNGTVQLKKFTNLNKLVSLDLSHNSLSVDTTISESDLALLPQLNSFMLASCNLQNISFLKNQSKLSMLDLSNNQLTGEIPNWLVEINDGLLRFLNLSFNQFTHLQEPYTFGFLNFLDLHSNLLTGVIPVPPRAAAYIDFSNNNFSTFPPAFGNYLVTARFLSIANNKVIGSIPSSVCNSSYLEVLELSNNSLSGIIPPCLAEKSSTLKVLNLGKNNLIGNIPEKFSYNCELQSLDLSQNHLTGVLPRSLSNCTKLKVLNIGNNKIKDTFPCWLRNMSDLRVLVLRYNGFHGNIDCSRVSSNWTSLQIMDLASNNLGGVLPRGSFLELKGMMADPSLTHSRSDILHFESQSVRSVYYQDRVTLSLKGQDVTQTKIFLFFTSIDFSSNNFVGNIPEIVGDLRSLYVLNISHNNLTGQIPPAIGNLKQLESLDLSFNKLGGNIPEKLASLTFLSHINLSYNELVGMIPRGNQIQTFGESSFEGNKGLCGLPLNRTCKNNSADAPSEPEVEEDEFISRTEIYVSAILGFVVGVGVIFLPLLFSKRWNQSYNRTIDRLILRIFQQQNQERRTSSSSVASSKKAAGKARGRH, encoded by the coding sequence ATGAGTGATGTAGTGGCAGCTAATTCCAGTAAATGTCTTGAGGATCAGAAGAAGTTACTGCTGCAGCTGAGAAATAACCTTACTTATGATTCTGAAATATCTACCAAGCTAGTGAAGTGGAACCAGCGGATTGACTGCTGTCAATGGGAGGGTGTCACTTGCAACGGTGAAGGCCAAGTTATTGGTCTTGACCTTAGCGCTGAATCATTCTCGGGCAGTATCAATCTGTTAGCTAATCTTAAGTTTCTCTCTATTGTCCGTCTTGATGGGAACAATTTATCTGCACCAATTCCAGAATTCTTTGCAGAATTAACCAATTTAACTGTCTTGAGTCTGAGTTCCTGCAACTTGATAGGAGAGGCACCTCAGAAAATATTCCAGGTACCAACTCTGCAAACAATTGACTTATCAGTAAATGAGATGCTTGGGGGTTCTTTACCTGAATTTCCTTCAAAAGGATCTCTACAAAACCTGGTTCTTAGTGATACCAAATTTTCAGGAAGTTTACCCGAGTCCATAGGGAACCTTAGGAAGTTGTCGCATGTTGAACTTAGAGCTTGTAATTTTACAGGTCCAATTCCATCTTCTATGGAAAATCTAACCCAGCTCGTTCTTCTGGATTTCGAGTTGAATAGCTTCACGGGTTCATTTCCATCTTTTAAGCTGTCCAAAAATCTCACTGATATATACTCTGCTAGAAATAGATTGACAGGTATATCATCCGACTGGCAAGGCATTGAGAATCTTAAGTATCTTGACTTGAGTAACAATTCAATTTCTGGGCTCATTCCAGAATCATTGTTTTACCTACCCTCACTTTCAGCTTTATTTCTGTCCAACAACAAGTTTTCTGGCCAAATAACTGAATTACAAAATGTGATTTCTCCACTAGAAAGTCTTGAGTTGAGTTCCAACAAATTGGAAGGGCCAATACCTGAGTTTTTATTTGAGCTGCATGATCTTTACGGTCTTTCACTTTCATTCAACAAGTTTAACGGTACTGTGCAGTTGAAGAAGTTTACAAACCTCAATAAACTTGTAAGTCTTGATCTGTCCCACAACAGTTTATCAGTTGACACAACTATAAGTGAATCGGACCTTGCCTTGCTACCCCAGCTGAATAGTTTCATGTTAGCATCATGCAATCTGCAGAATATTTCCTTCCTCAAGAACCAATCAAAGTTGTCGATGTTAGATCTCTCAAACAACCAGCTTACTGGTGAAATACCAAACTGGCTGGTGGAAATCAATGATGGACTTCTCCGTTTTCTGAATCTTTCTTTCAATCAATTCACACATCTTCAAGAACCTTATACATTTGGCTTCCTGAATTTCCTTGATCTGCATTCAAATTTGCTCACTGGAGTTATTCCAGTACCACCACGTGCAGCTGCTTATATTGACTTCTCCAACAATAACTTTTCTACTTTTCCACCTGCCTTTGGCAATTATCTAGTAACTGCTCGGTTCCTCTCAATTGCAAACAACAAAGTTATCGGTAGTATCCCTTCTTCGGTATGCAACTCCAGCTATCTTGAAGTACTTGAGTTGTCTAACAACAGTTTGAGTGGCATAATACCACCATGTTTAGCAGAAAAGAGCAGCACACTGAAAGTACTGAACCTGGGAAAGAACAATCTCATAGGAAATATACCTGAAAAGTTTTCTTATAATTGTGAGTTACAGAGCCTTGACCTCAGTCAGAATCACTTAACAGGTGTGCTTCCTCGTTCTTTGTCCAACTGCACAAAGTTAAAGGTATTAAATATTGGAAACAACAAGATCAAGGATACTTTCCCCTGCTGGTTGAGGAACATGTCAGATCTTCGTGTACTTGTATTACGCTACAATGGTTTCCATGGGAACATTGATTGCTCACGAGTGAGTTCCAACTGGACCTCTCTTCAAATCATGGACCTAGCTTCCAACAATTTAGGGGGTGTTCTTCCACGAGGTTCATTCTTGGAGCTAAAAGGAATGATGGCGGACCCATCTTTAACACATTCACGCTCTGATATCTTGCATTTTGAGTCTCAATCTGTTAGGTCAGTATACTATCAGGACAGAGTCACTCTTTCTCTTAAAGGACAAGATGTTACACAGACAAAGATCTTTCTCTTCTTCACCTCCATTGACTTTTCAAGCAATAATTTTGTGGGGAACATACCAGAGATAGTTGGAGATCTCAGATCACTTTATGTTCTCAATATTTCACACAACAATCTCACGGGGCAAATCCCTCCAGCAATTGGAAATTTGAAGCAATTGGAATCACTGGACCTCTCATTCAACAAATTAGGTGGCAATATCCCAGAAAAGCTTGCTAGCCTCACATTTCTTTCACACATAAATTTATCATATAATGAATTGGTTGGAATGATTCCACGAggcaaccaaattcaaacatttgGAGAAAGTTCTTTTGAAGGAAACAAGGGGCTATGTGGGTTACCGCTGAACAGAACTTGCAAGAATAATTCAGCAGATGCACCTTCAGAGCCAGAAGTTGAAGAGGACGAATTCATTTCAAGGACGGAGATTTATGTAAGTGCTATATTGGGATTTGTTGTTGGTGTTGGGGTCATCTTTCTACCACTTCTATTCTCAAAAAGATGGAACCAGTCGTACAACAGAACAATTGACAGATTAATTTTAAGGATATTTCAGCAGCAAAATCAAGAAAGGAGAACTAGTAGCAGTAGTGTAGCATCTTCGAAAAAGGCAGCAGGGAAAGCAAGAGGCAGACATTAA